DNA sequence from the Salifodinibacter halophilus genome:
AAATACTCCAGGCCGAAGGCCGTATAAGCAACCAATCGCTGGCCGAGCGCGTCAATTTATCGCCGTCGCCTTGTCTACGGCGTGTGCGAGCACTTGAAGCCGCTGGTTTGATTACTGGTTACCGTGCCCGTATCGCACCGGATCAGATCGGCTATGGGCTGAACGTCGTGCTGCATATTTCGATGGACCAACATACGCCGGAACGTTTCGCGCAATTCGAGGCACAGATCGCCGAGTTACCGGAGGTGCAGGATTGTCTGCTCATCACGGGCCAGGAAGCCGACTATCAATTGCACATCTGGGCCGCTGACATGAACGACTATCAGCGTCTGTTGCTGCAACACATTACCCGCATCCCGGGCGTTGACGGCGTGCATACCAGTTTCGTACTGCGGCGCATTCTGCGCGATCGCGTGCTACCACCCCGCAGTTGAGCTCGCCCCCAAACGCAGTACCGCCCGCCGTATCTTGTTCGACCCCGGCAACTCGACCGATAGCAGTGCCTGACCCGGGATATCGGCAGGCAACGCCGGATTCCACCGAGTCGGTGTGAGGTATCCGCTCGAAAACTTGCGACTTGCCCGATAGGCAGCGGAATAGCTGACAGATACCACGTCGTGATCGTTTTGGAACTGAGCCTGAGAGGCTGGCGTTGAAGCGGTCGGTAACCACGATGCACAGCCGACTAGCGCCAGCCCGGCAACACCCAGCACGGCTCTCGAACCGCATTTAAACGCGAACAGTTTCACGTTTGCCGATATACGCAGTTCGCCAATTGAGATAACTGCATATTACACATATCATGGTGGACTGCCCGTGACTCTCCTGCCTCATGACCGAAGTCGAACGTCTGTTCGAACGCTATGGCCCGAAATACCGCTGGCTCGTCACGCTGACGGTACTGCTCGGGCTGGTCGCGCTCGGTATGTCGATCACAATCGTCAACGTCGCCACGCCCTACATCAAGGGCGCATTCGGCATGAGCTCATCGCAGGTGCAGTGGCTATCGACCGGATTTCTGGCCGCGACAACGGTCTCGTTGCTGGTTTCGCCGTGGTTAGTCCAAGCCTTCGGTCAGCGCTATACCTTCGTGGGTCTGTTGCTGGTCTTCATTGCCGCCTCGGTGCTCGGGGGCATGGCCAACGGCATGGGCACAATCATCACTGCGCGCGTCATCCAAGGGGCCATGACCGGCGTCATCCGTCCCGTCGCGCTTGAAGCTCTGTTCAAAGTCTTCCCGCCCGGCGCGCGCGGCATGGCAACCGCCATGTACGGCATGAGTCTCGGCCTGCCGCTCACGCTCGCCAGCGTCATCGGTGGCTATCTTATCGAGCACTACAATTGGCGCTACGTCTTCTACATCGTATTACCGATCTGCGTCGCGGCCATTGTCATGGGCTGGCTTTTCCTTCCCGACCGCGAGCAAACCGGGCCACGGCCCAAACTCGACTGGATCGGCGCCATCGCCCTGTTCGCATCGATCTTTTCGGCGTTAGCTGCAATCGCCAATGGACAACGCTGGGGTTGGCACAGCACGCCGATCATCGCGTTACTGTTGATCGCGGCTGGATTGGCAATCTTTTTCATCGCCTGGGTCCGTGATCATCCGGCGCCGATTCTCGACCTCGATATCTTCAAGAGTAAGGAATTTCTAGCCGGTTCGGTCGTGTTGTTTCTGTTCGGCGGCGCGTTCTACGGCGTCATGTATCTGCTACCGCAGTTCATGTCTCAAATCCTCCACTACTCACCGGTGACCGCCGGTATGTTGTTCACGCCATCGACACTCGTCCTGGGTATATTGGTACCGCTGGTCGGCCGGCTCAGCGACCGCTTGCCGTCAGCGTGGCTGACGCTCCCCGGACTGATGTTCGCGATGTTTGCCGTGTATCGAATGAGCGGAGCCGACCCGCATACCTCATTCGACAGTCTCGCGTTGTCGATGGCCATTTTGAGTGTAGGCATGGCCACTGTCCCGCCACCGACGCTGTCACGTTCGATCAGCGCCTTGCCCACCCATCTGATCGGCTACGGCTCGGGCACAAGTAACTTCGCGCTACAACTCGGCGGCGCCTTCGGAACCGTATTTCTAGTCGCGATGCTCGATCGCCGCACGCTTTCCCATAGCGCGACCTTCGTCCATGGACAGACCGCCGGCGATACCGCAACCCAACAAGCTGTGCATCACTTTTCGAACACCGCCCACCAGCTCGGTGTCAGCCAGCTTTACCGCGGCCCGGTCGCGCACTATCTACTCGGCCGGCTCGACGCCACATGGGCGACGATCATGGCCTATCAGGACGGTTTTTTGCTCGTGGCCGCGGGCGTTGCTGCCGTGACCATTCCCGCTTTTTTACTCAGCCGCTGGGGTGACGCCACGCACGGCTGAGCTGGACCTCGGAACGATACTGCAAATGAGCGACGACGAAAGCACCCATCCCCACAAGACTCGCCCCGCCGGGCGACGGCCAAGACGTTCGAACGTGATCAAACTGATCGCGTTAGCCGTGGTTGTATGCGCTGCCCTATGGTGGGCGGCGAACTGGGTGGCTCATCGACTGGATCACGTATCCAGCAAGGACGCTCATGTCGCGACACATGAGATTACCGTATCCAGCCGTCTTCCCGGTCGAGTCAGCCAATTTGACCTGCGGCGCGGCGACCGGCTCGACAAGAACCAGGTCGTGGCCAAACTCGACAGCGAACCGGCCCGACTTAAACTGCGGCGCCTGAAATCCAAGCTGGATGCCGCAAACACACGTTTGCAGACCGAGAAAGCGCGCCTCAAGCTCGCCCACCGCCAAACACAGTCCGGCGTCAGACAGGCCAAGGCGTCGCTAGCGGCCGATAAAGCCCAGCTGAATGTCGCACGCGCCAAACAAAAACGCGCCCGCGATAAGGCCCAGCGCACGCAACGACTCTATAAGAGCAACAGTGTCTCCAAGCGCAAACGCAACGCCACTCGCTACATGGCACAAGCCCGCACGAAAGCAGTCAACGCAGCCGCCAAGCAGGTGCAATTCGACAAGGTCGCACTGGCCAACGCCAAAACCGGCCTGCTTACCGAGCCACCGATGCGCCTGACCAACCCGAAAGTCACCAAGAAACATTTAAAGACACTGCGCAACCAGCGCGCGGCGGCACGTGCCGCAGTCAAACACCAACAAAACCGCCTGCACGACCTATCGGTGGTTAGTCCAATTACCGGTGTGGTGGATAAACGCTTTATTAACCCGAAGGAATACGTGACAGCCGGCCAGCCGATCGTGATGATGCACGCGCCGAAAAAGGTCTGGATTCTGGCTAAGATCAAAGAAACCAAAATGGGCTCTATCGAGGTCGGACAATCCGTAACCATTCATGTCGACGCACGCCCCGACACCGACTACTCGGGCACAGTCCAAGTGATCGGTCATGCGGCGACCAACCAGTTCAACCTCCTGCCACCACCCAATCCATCGGGGAACTTCACCAAGATCACCCAGCGCATCCCGGTACGGATTTCGATCGACCACGGGCCGAAGAAAAAACTGAGCCCCGGTATGATGGTCGAAGTCGACATCGCCACGAGTGGTGGCCAAGATCAACAGTCGTCTGATTCGTCGACGCGCTGACTCGGCGAGCACACGCCGGTGGCCAGCGCTTCAGCCGGCAAGCCGGTTCACATGGGGCACATGCTAGCTTGGTGCCATGACACGACGGGCCGACAAACGTAAAACCCGAGGCGCGCTTTCCAATCCGGATTCGCGTTTTGCAACGCATACAAGCGCCACGTTCGACGACGGCTGGGGCACGCTGGAAGCCGACGACGATCCGCCGCCGGCGACGCATGTGCACAACGACCCGGCGCGCCGGGTGATAAGCCGGAACAGTTCACCGGATGTTGGCTTTGACTATTCGATCAACCCTTATAAAGGTTGCAGCCACGGCTGTGTGTACTGCTTCGCGCGCCCGACCCACGAATATCTCGATCACTCGGCCGGCTTGGATTTTGAAACCGAGATCTATGCCAAGCACGACGCCGCAGCCCGCCTCGAAGCCGAACTCCGCGCACCGGGCTACATCTGCCGGCCGATCACGCTGGGCGCTAACACCGACCCTTACCAACCCGACGAGCACGCGCTTGAAATAACCCGCGACCTGCTCGACGTCGCCGATCGTTTCAACCAGCCGGTATCCATCGTGACCAAATCCGGGCTCGTCCTGCGCGACCTGGATTATCTGACATCGCTGGCCAACCGCGGCCTCGTCAACGTGTTCATCAGCCTGACCAGCCTCGACCGGGAGCTAAAACGTAGCCTGGAACCACGTGCCGCCGCCCCGGCCCGGCGGCTGACCACCATCCAGACATTGGCCAACGCGGGCGTTCCGGTCGGCGTCCTAGTGGCGCCGGTCATCCCCGCCCTAACTGACGCCGAACTGGAAACGCTTATCGCCCGTGCGGCCGAAGCCGGCGCCGAGTGTGCCGGCTACGTCATGCTGCGCTTGCCGCACGGCGTCAAACATCTATTTCGCGAATGGCTCGCCACCGCATATCCCAACCGCGTCGACCACGTCATGAGCCTGGTTAACCAACTCCATGGCGGCCGAGACTACGACCCGAGCTGGGGCACACGCATGACCGGCACCGGCGAATTCGCACGCCTGTTTGAGACGCGCTTCGAACTAGCCTGTCGCCGCCACAAATTGAGCCACCGCACAGCGTTCGATCTTGACTGCCATCACTTCAGCCCACCGCCAACCGCGGGTGACCAATACACATTCGATTTCGACGGCTGACGCCGGGCCCTACAAAACGCTAAGCTTTGAATATGGACTTGTTGGATCGACTTGCCGAGGCGAATATCGCATCCGCCGCCGAGCGCGGCGAACTCGACAATTTGCCCGGCGCCGGCCAACCTTTGGACCTGGACGATGACCAAGGGGTGCCGGCCGAGCTGCGCGCTGGTTACCGGCTGCTCAAAAATGCCGGCTTCGTACCGCCCGAACTCGAAACGCGTCGCGAACTCGACAGCATCGACAAACTACTGGCCGCAGCGACCGATGATAGTTCCGATACCGAGCACCTGGCGCGGCGGCGGCGCTGGCTTGAACTGCGGCTAGCCGAAAGCTCGCGCGGGCGCGCTTTGCTGCGCGATCCCGCCTACGGTGAGCGGTTACGCGACCGGCTGGCCGATACGGATCAATCCCAGACATGACGATCGAACTCGAGCCGGCCAACACGCCGACCACCCACCGCGAACTCGCTGCCTTGGCCGAAACAATCTGGCGTGAGTGCTACGCCGACCTACTGCCGGCCGGCCAAATCGACTATATGCTGGCGCACGGCTATGCATCGGCTACGCTGATGGCCGAACAGGCCGCTGGGGCGATATTCCGGTTGGCACGCGACGACGTCGGCGCGACACTTGGCTACACAGGCCTGTCGCCCGACCCCACCAATCCCGAACTGGCATGGCTCGACAAGCTCTATGTCCATGCCGACGCGCGCGGTAGCGGACTCGGCCGCCGATTGTTCGAACAGGCGCTGGCCGATGCCATCGCACTCGGCGCTACACGGCTGGCCCTGCGCGTCAACCGCGGCAACGCACATGCGATCGCTGCCTATGAGCGCCTTGGTCTCACCACCGACTATAGCGACGACAAACCAATCGGCCACGGTTACGTCATGGACGACTACATCATGTCCATCAACCTGCCAGCCACGCTGGATGCGCAAACACCGCCACACAGCGCCACGAGC
Encoded proteins:
- a CDS encoding DHA2 family efflux MFS transporter permease subunit yields the protein MTEVERLFERYGPKYRWLVTLTVLLGLVALGMSITIVNVATPYIKGAFGMSSSQVQWLSTGFLAATTVSLLVSPWLVQAFGQRYTFVGLLLVFIAASVLGGMANGMGTIITARVIQGAMTGVIRPVALEALFKVFPPGARGMATAMYGMSLGLPLTLASVIGGYLIEHYNWRYVFYIVLPICVAAIVMGWLFLPDREQTGPRPKLDWIGAIALFASIFSALAAIANGQRWGWHSTPIIALLLIAAGLAIFFIAWVRDHPAPILDLDIFKSKEFLAGSVVLFLFGGAFYGVMYLLPQFMSQILHYSPVTAGMLFTPSTLVLGILVPLVGRLSDRLPSAWLTLPGLMFAMFAVYRMSGADPHTSFDSLALSMAILSVGMATVPPPTLSRSISALPTHLIGYGSGTSNFALQLGGAFGTVFLVAMLDRRTLSHSATFVHGQTAGDTATQQAVHHFSNTAHQLGVSQLYRGPVAHYLLGRLDATWATIMAYQDGFLLVAAGVAAVTIPAFLLSRWGDATHG
- a CDS encoding PA0069 family radical SAM protein, producing the protein MTRRADKRKTRGALSNPDSRFATHTSATFDDGWGTLEADDDPPPATHVHNDPARRVISRNSSPDVGFDYSINPYKGCSHGCVYCFARPTHEYLDHSAGLDFETEIYAKHDAAARLEAELRAPGYICRPITLGANTDPYQPDEHALEITRDLLDVADRFNQPVSIVTKSGLVLRDLDYLTSLANRGLVNVFISLTSLDRELKRSLEPRAAAPARRLTTIQTLANAGVPVGVLVAPVIPALTDAELETLIARAAEAGAECAGYVMLRLPHGVKHLFREWLATAYPNRVDHVMSLVNQLHGGRDYDPSWGTRMTGTGEFARLFETRFELACRRHKLSHRTAFDLDCHHFSPPPTAGDQYTFDFDG
- a CDS encoding HlyD family secretion protein; protein product: MSDDESTHPHKTRPAGRRPRRSNVIKLIALAVVVCAALWWAANWVAHRLDHVSSKDAHVATHEITVSSRLPGRVSQFDLRRGDRLDKNQVVAKLDSEPARLKLRRLKSKLDAANTRLQTEKARLKLAHRQTQSGVRQAKASLAADKAQLNVARAKQKRARDKAQRTQRLYKSNSVSKRKRNATRYMAQARTKAVNAAAKQVQFDKVALANAKTGLLTEPPMRLTNPKVTKKHLKTLRNQRAAARAAVKHQQNRLHDLSVVSPITGVVDKRFINPKEYVTAGQPIVMMHAPKKVWILAKIKETKMGSIEVGQSVTIHVDARPDTDYSGTVQVIGHAATNQFNLLPPPNPSGNFTKITQRIPVRISIDHGPKKKLSPGMMVEVDIATSGGQDQQSSDSSTR
- a CDS encoding GNAT family N-acetyltransferase: MTIELEPANTPTTHRELAALAETIWRECYADLLPAGQIDYMLAHGYASATLMAEQAAGAIFRLARDDVGATLGYTGLSPDPTNPELAWLDKLYVHADARGSGLGRRLFEQALADAIALGATRLALRVNRGNAHAIAAYERLGLTTDYSDDKPIGHGYVMDDYIMSINLPATLDAQTPPHSATSTADDPRT
- a CDS encoding DUF1992 domain-containing protein; this translates as MDLLDRLAEANIASAAERGELDNLPGAGQPLDLDDDQGVPAELRAGYRLLKNAGFVPPELETRRELDSIDKLLAAATDDSSDTEHLARRRRWLELRLAESSRGRALLRDPAYGERLRDRLADTDQSQT
- a CDS encoding Lrp/AsnC family transcriptional regulator, translated to MNDNSVSLDRFDRHILEILQAEGRISNQSLAERVNLSPSPCLRRVRALEAAGLITGYRARIAPDQIGYGLNVVLHISMDQHTPERFAQFEAQIAELPEVQDCLLITGQEADYQLHIWAADMNDYQRLLLQHITRIPGVDGVHTSFVLRRILRDRVLPPRS